The following proteins are co-located in the Haloarcula marismortui ATCC 43049 genome:
- a CDS encoding 2Fe-2S iron-sulfur cluster binding domain-containing protein, with protein sequence MPATLTVETPAGETHELTAEPGAVLRDVLLDADLSPHGRYATRVNCGGRGICATCGVRLAEPPDPDHWHDDLADRFGYPRLSCQLQVRDGMQVKLLDKRVWGSRQAGDETD encoded by the coding sequence ATGCCGGCAACGCTCACCGTCGAGACGCCAGCTGGCGAGACCCACGAACTCACCGCCGAACCGGGGGCTGTCCTCCGGGACGTGCTGCTCGATGCCGACCTCTCGCCACACGGCCGCTACGCCACGCGAGTCAACTGCGGCGGCCGCGGCATCTGTGCCACCTGCGGCGTCCGCCTTGCCGAACCGCCCGACCCCGACCACTGGCACGACGACCTTGCCGACCGGTTTGGCTATCCCCGACTCTCCTGTCAGTTGCAGGTTCGGGACGGAATGCAGGTCAAGCTGCTGGACAAGCGGGTCTGGGGGTCGCGACAGGCCGGCGACGAGACGGACTGA
- a CDS encoding ACT domain-containing protein, protein MFDEIMQKFEDSPGQQDVIRLLLERGFSVNEDGRVVSGGIEIPNTGIAREANVDRRVVNATTDAILDDDDLRRIFRNISSVPSLLDLAPVLDLHAVTVTVRAADESGIVSTVTSAIADHGISIRQVLSEDPEFTDEPKLYVITDEELPGDLINEIRRLAFVRTIELA, encoded by the coding sequence ATGTTCGACGAGATTATGCAGAAATTCGAGGACTCTCCCGGCCAGCAGGACGTCATCCGCTTGCTGCTGGAACGGGGGTTCTCGGTCAACGAGGACGGCCGCGTCGTCTCCGGCGGTATCGAGATTCCGAACACGGGTATCGCCCGCGAGGCCAACGTCGACCGCCGGGTGGTCAACGCAACGACGGACGCGATTCTCGACGATGACGACCTGCGGCGCATCTTCCGCAACATCTCTTCTGTGCCGAGCCTGCTCGACCTCGCCCCAGTGCTCGACCTGCACGCAGTGACTGTCACCGTCCGGGCCGCCGACGAGTCCGGCATCGTCTCGACGGTCACGTCGGCTATCGCCGACCACGGTATCTCCATCCGGCAGGTCCTGAGCGAAGACCCCGAGTTCACCGACGAACCGAAACTGTACGTCATCACCGACGAGGAACTCCCCGGCGACCTCATCAACGAAATCCGCCGGCTGGCGTTCGTTCGGACTATCGAACTGGCGTAA
- the hisB gene encoding imidazoleglycerol-phosphate dehydratase HisB, whose protein sequence is MTDRTAAVTRTTAETDIEVTLDVDGDGDSTIDTGIGFFDHMLDSFSTHGLFDLTVQCDGDLDIDDHHTVEDVAITLGEAFTEALDDKRGIRRFADRKVPLDEAVASVVVDISGRPYFEFDGEFSQASVGGMTSHMAKHFCRSLSMNAGLTLHCGVDGENAHHEIEALFKSLARSLDDATRIDERRSDVASTKGEL, encoded by the coding sequence ATGACTGACCGGACAGCAGCCGTCACCCGGACCACGGCCGAGACGGATATCGAGGTCACGCTCGACGTCGACGGCGACGGCGACAGCACCATCGACACCGGCATCGGCTTCTTCGACCACATGCTCGACTCCTTTTCCACCCACGGGCTGTTCGACCTGACCGTGCAGTGTGACGGCGATCTGGACATCGACGACCACCACACCGTCGAGGATGTCGCTATCACGCTTGGCGAGGCGTTCACCGAGGCGCTGGACGACAAGCGCGGCATCCGCCGCTTCGCCGACCGCAAGGTCCCGCTTGACGAGGCCGTTGCGAGCGTCGTCGTCGATATCTCCGGCCGGCCGTACTTCGAGTTCGACGGCGAGTTCTCACAGGCCTCGGTCGGTGGGATGACCAGCCACATGGCCAAGCACTTCTGTCGCTCGCTGTCGATGAACGCCGGACTGACACTGCACTGTGGCGTCGACGGCGAGAACGCCCACCACGAGATCGAGGCGCTGTTCAAGAGCTTGGCCCGGTCGCTCGATGACGCGACCCGGATTGACGAGCGCCGGTCCGACGTGGCGAGTACGAAAGGCGAGCTATAG
- a CDS encoding alpha/beta fold hydrolase, whose protein sequence is MPTARNRDVSLYYEADGDGPTVVFINDVGYGAWLWGWHYDAVAGPYETVVWDLRGTGRSDAPAGPYDVGTLAADLEAVLADHGVGSAHLVGAGLGGMVALQYAHQYSRARSLTLYCTAGSGDAIDRDALDALALNAPSSLDGAFSPAFREHDPDLMKQIAGWRAEEDATGAARDAQANAMTAFDAPPLYEITQPAEVYYGLDDPVVSPEAAQSLSADLPRGTGEAVEGRHCCFIEHAPAVTDRLLALLDEQTE, encoded by the coding sequence ATGCCGACCGCACGCAACCGCGACGTGTCCCTTTACTACGAAGCCGACGGCGATGGCCCCACCGTCGTGTTCATCAACGACGTGGGGTACGGCGCGTGGCTCTGGGGCTGGCACTACGACGCCGTCGCCGGCCCCTACGAGACGGTAGTGTGGGACCTCCGCGGGACCGGCCGGTCGGACGCGCCCGCGGGACCGTACGATGTGGGAACGCTGGCGGCCGACCTCGAAGCCGTGCTGGCCGACCACGGCGTCGGGAGCGCCCACCTCGTTGGAGCCGGGCTTGGTGGGATGGTCGCGCTCCAGTATGCCCACCAGTACAGCCGCGCCCGCTCGCTGACGCTGTACTGTACGGCGGGGTCTGGCGATGCGATTGACCGGGACGCACTCGACGCGCTTGCGCTCAATGCCCCGTCGTCGCTCGACGGCGCGTTCTCGCCGGCGTTCCGCGAACACGACCCTGACCTCATGAAGCAGATCGCAGGCTGGCGCGCCGAGGAGGACGCGACCGGCGCGGCTCGTGACGCGCAGGCCAACGCAATGACGGCCTTCGATGCACCACCGCTGTACGAAATCACCCAGCCTGCCGAGGTGTACTACGGGCTGGACGACCCCGTTGTGTCACCGGAGGCCGCACAGTCGCTTTCAGCCGACCTCCCCCGCGGCACTGGGGAGGCTGTCGAAGGTCGCCACTGCTGTTTCATCGAACATGCGCCGGCGGTGACCGACCGATTGCTGGCGCTGCTTGACGAGCAGACAGAGTAA
- a CDS encoding cation:proton antiporter: MSGAESLIGAVVLVVSLGVAAQLVADWLQIPSVAFLLVAGVFVGPQALDLVDPAIFGQAGLQAIVGLSVGIIVFEGAFHLTVERVREASREALGLVTIGAFVSLVGTAVAVKVVFGTTWPVAVLVGSLLIATGPTVITPIMQVVPVRDRVAAALETEGIINDVTAAILAVATFEFVIASQSSPVVVIEAFVARLAVGHVVGIAVGGGTALLLKRWHLSADNALQNARVVVLTAALLAYALGSMWLSEAGIAAAAIAGIVLGNAEIPHKEEVAGFKGGITLFVLSFVFIVLAAQLSLGDLRALGVGGLVVVIVVAALVRPLGVFLSTLGGRLTVRERMFVGGMGPRGIVPASVATLFAIELRPENPEAATVLVGTVFLVIFATVMFQGGLARHFAQALDILPMQTLIVGGGRVGRELAVRYESRGEEVVLIDSDEDTVERTRADGHRVVHGDATNATVLEEAGANRASVVVAATADDDVNLLVAQLATTRFDVDTVVARANQPDNVEAFEDLDVETISAGFAVADAIDDAVERPALAHWLSDSGRTGDVLEVELSNDSLVDRTIEETAEKLPNGYLVAMVSRNGTDRVPDSDFRLASGDHLTLVCETNEAMQDARRLCQGG, encoded by the coding sequence GTGTCCGGTGCAGAATCACTTATCGGCGCCGTCGTGTTGGTCGTGAGCCTAGGTGTCGCCGCGCAACTGGTTGCCGACTGGCTCCAGATCCCGAGCGTCGCGTTCCTGCTGGTCGCCGGCGTCTTCGTCGGCCCGCAGGCCCTCGACCTCGTCGACCCCGCGATATTCGGACAGGCCGGGCTGCAGGCTATCGTCGGCCTCAGCGTCGGTATCATCGTCTTCGAGGGGGCGTTCCACCTTACCGTCGAGCGAGTCCGTGAAGCGTCCAGGGAGGCGCTTGGACTGGTGACAATCGGCGCGTTCGTCTCGCTTGTCGGAACCGCCGTCGCCGTCAAGGTCGTGTTCGGGACGACATGGCCGGTCGCCGTCCTCGTCGGAAGCCTGCTTATCGCCACCGGGCCGACGGTCATCACGCCGATCATGCAGGTGGTTCCAGTGCGGGACCGGGTCGCCGCGGCGCTGGAGACTGAAGGTATCATCAACGACGTGACCGCCGCTATCCTCGCGGTGGCGACCTTCGAGTTCGTCATCGCGAGCCAGTCCTCGCCGGTGGTCGTCATCGAGGCGTTCGTCGCCCGATTGGCCGTCGGCCACGTCGTCGGCATCGCCGTCGGTGGCGGCACCGCACTACTGCTCAAGCGGTGGCACCTGTCGGCGGACAATGCCCTTCAGAACGCCCGGGTCGTGGTCCTGACCGCGGCACTGCTGGCGTACGCGCTCGGGAGTATGTGGCTCTCTGAAGCCGGTATCGCAGCCGCCGCCATTGCCGGTATCGTACTGGGGAACGCCGAGATCCCCCACAAAGAGGAGGTTGCCGGGTTCAAGGGCGGTATTACGCTGTTTGTGCTCTCGTTCGTGTTCATCGTGCTGGCGGCACAGCTCTCACTCGGCGACCTGCGTGCGCTCGGGGTCGGCGGGCTCGTCGTCGTCATCGTCGTCGCTGCGCTCGTCCGCCCGCTTGGCGTGTTCCTCTCGACGCTAGGTGGCCGACTGACAGTTCGAGAGCGGATGTTCGTCGGCGGGATGGGGCCGCGCGGTATCGTCCCGGCCAGCGTCGCCACGCTGTTTGCCATCGAACTGCGTCCCGAGAACCCCGAAGCCGCGACGGTTCTCGTCGGGACCGTCTTTCTCGTCATCTTCGCGACCGTCATGTTTCAAGGCGGGCTGGCCCGTCACTTCGCGCAAGCGCTTGACATCCTTCCTATGCAAACACTCATCGTCGGTGGCGGTCGTGTCGGCCGGGAGCTGGCAGTACGGTATGAATCACGCGGCGAAGAGGTCGTCCTCATCGACAGCGACGAGGACACCGTCGAACGGACCCGGGCCGACGGCCACCGCGTCGTTCACGGGGACGCGACGAACGCGACCGTCCTCGAAGAAGCAGGGGCGAATCGGGCATCCGTCGTCGTCGCTGCGACCGCAGACGACGACGTGAATTTGCTCGTGGCACAGCTGGCGACGACCCGGTTCGACGTCGACACCGTGGTCGCCAGAGCGAACCAGCCGGACAACGTCGAGGCCTTCGAGGACCTTGACGTCGAGACGATATCCGCCGGCTTCGCCGTCGCCGACGCAATCGACGACGCGGTCGAGCGACCAGCGCTGGCCCACTGGCTGTCGGACTCCGGCCGAACAGGGGACGTACTGGAAGTCGAACTCAGCAACGACTCACTGGTCGACCGGACCATAGAGGAAACCGCGGAGAAGCTTCCGAACGGCTATCTGGTCGCAATGGTGAGTCGCAACGGCACAGACAGAGTCCCCGACAGCGATTTCCGCCTCGCCAGCGGCGATCACCTGACGCTCGTCTGCGAGACCAACGAAGCGATGCAGGACGCCAGAAGACTGTGTCAGGGCGGCTAG
- a CDS encoding DUF7511 domain-containing protein, translating to MSATTTPPSDTDLNEAPEFELDYLYDDPENPSELTIFPSDRQQSVTEWVTADRSATVSLDELR from the coding sequence ATGAGTGCTACCACGACGCCCCCGTCGGACACCGATCTGAACGAAGCGCCGGAGTTCGAACTGGATTACCTGTACGACGACCCCGAGAACCCTTCGGAGCTGACTATCTTCCCCTCGGATCGCCAGCAGTCCGTGACAGAGTGGGTTACCGCGGACCGTTCGGCGACCGTCTCGCTCGACGAACTGCGCTGA
- the alaS gene encoding alanine--tRNA ligase has protein sequence MSDLDEAYQLDYFEEEGFHRQECVSCGDMFWSRVKRETCGEPPCAEYDFIDNPGFDESHSLTEMREAFLSFFEDRDHERIDPYPVAANRWRDDVLLTQASIYDFQPLVTSGTTPPPANPLCISQPCIRMQDIDNVGKTGRHTMAFEMMAHHAFNAREDIEDPEQYAYEGEVYWKNETVQYCDELFEEMGANLDEIVYIEDPWVGGGNAGPAIEVIYRGAELATLVFMSMEQDSDGEYEMKDGNRYSPMDTYIVDTGYGLERWTWMSQGTPTVYEAVYPDMIAFLKDNAGIELTDEEERIVHEAAKLAGRMDIDEAEDIEAERDTIAAEVGVEVEEMRDLMAPLEDIYAIADHCRTLAYMLGDGIVPSNVGTGYLARMVLRRTKRLVDGVGVDAPLDELVDMQAERLDYENRDTIRDIVRTEVEKYRETLDRGGRRVRQLADEYAEKGEPIPTSELVELYDSHGIQPDMVEEIAAEKGVAVDVPDDFYAVVAQRHGGDDTATEESQTPYEDRLEELPETDRLYYEDQQRTEFEAVVLEVFDRDEDTYDVVLDQTMFYPEGGGQPPDKGTLSTDDVSAEVTDVQQYGDVIVHTCDDDPGKGEFVRGQVDATRRQRLMQHHTATHIVIHSARQVLGEHVRQAGAQKGTDSARIDIRHYESVSREKVKEIERLANDIIQDNITVSQEWPDRNDAEERYGFDLYQGGIPAGEQIRLITVGDDVQACGGTHVARTGDIGAVKLLNTERIQDGVIRLTFAAGNAAIEATQRTEDALTEAADILDVAPDAVPETAERFFDEWKARGKEIEQLKEQLAEARASGGGDNEEVGVGDATAVVGRIDADMDELRAQANAIVEQGNIAVLGSGLDGAQFVVSVPDGVDVDAGEVVGELAGRVGGGGGGPPDFAQGGGPDADALDDALDDAPEILRTVANA, from the coding sequence ATGAGCGACCTCGACGAGGCCTACCAACTCGACTACTTCGAAGAGGAAGGCTTCCACAGACAGGAGTGTGTCTCCTGTGGCGACATGTTCTGGTCCCGTGTCAAGCGCGAGACCTGCGGCGAACCGCCGTGTGCGGAGTACGACTTCATCGACAACCCCGGGTTCGACGAGTCCCACTCGCTGACGGAGATGCGCGAGGCGTTCCTCTCTTTCTTCGAGGACCGTGACCATGAGCGCATCGACCCGTACCCGGTGGCAGCCAACCGCTGGCGCGACGATGTCCTCCTCACGCAGGCGTCGATTTACGACTTCCAGCCGCTGGTCACCTCGGGGACGACGCCGCCGCCGGCGAACCCGCTGTGTATCAGCCAGCCCTGCATCCGGATGCAGGACATCGACAACGTCGGGAAGACCGGTCGGCACACGATGGCCTTCGAGATGATGGCCCACCACGCGTTCAACGCCCGCGAGGACATCGAAGACCCCGAGCAGTACGCCTACGAGGGCGAGGTGTACTGGAAGAACGAAACCGTCCAGTACTGTGACGAACTGTTCGAGGAGATGGGGGCGAATCTGGACGAAATCGTCTACATCGAGGACCCGTGGGTCGGTGGCGGCAACGCCGGTCCGGCTATCGAGGTTATCTACCGCGGGGCCGAACTCGCCACGCTCGTCTTCATGTCCATGGAGCAGGACTCCGATGGCGAGTACGAGATGAAGGACGGCAACCGGTACTCGCCGATGGACACCTACATCGTCGACACCGGCTATGGGCTCGAACGCTGGACCTGGATGAGCCAGGGGACGCCGACGGTGTACGAGGCCGTCTACCCCGACATGATCGCCTTCCTCAAGGACAACGCCGGCATCGAGCTCACCGACGAGGAAGAGCGAATCGTCCACGAGGCCGCGAAGCTCGCGGGCCGGATGGACATCGACGAGGCCGAAGACATCGAAGCCGAACGCGACACCATCGCCGCCGAGGTCGGCGTCGAGGTCGAGGAGATGCGGGACCTGATGGCTCCGCTTGAGGACATCTATGCCATCGCCGACCACTGCCGGACGCTCGCGTACATGCTCGGGGACGGTATCGTTCCGTCGAACGTCGGGACAGGCTATCTGGCACGGATGGTCCTGCGCCGAACGAAGCGACTGGTCGACGGCGTCGGCGTCGACGCGCCGCTTGACGAACTCGTCGACATGCAGGCCGAGCGCCTCGACTACGAGAACCGCGACACCATCCGCGATATCGTCCGCACTGAAGTAGAGAAGTACCGCGAGACGCTTGACCGCGGTGGCCGGCGCGTCCGCCAGTTGGCCGACGAATACGCCGAGAAGGGCGAGCCGATTCCGACGTCGGAACTGGTCGAACTGTACGATTCCCACGGGATTCAGCCGGACATGGTCGAGGAGATCGCCGCCGAAAAAGGCGTCGCGGTCGACGTGCCCGACGACTTCTACGCGGTCGTCGCCCAGCGCCACGGCGGCGACGATACCGCCACCGAGGAGTCACAGACGCCCTACGAGGACCGACTCGAAGAACTGCCCGAGACCGACCGGCTCTACTACGAGGACCAGCAGCGGACTGAGTTCGAGGCCGTCGTGCTGGAGGTGTTCGACCGCGATGAGGACACCTACGACGTGGTGCTCGACCAGACGATGTTTTACCCGGAGGGCGGTGGCCAGCCCCCGGACAAGGGGACGCTGTCGACCGACGACGTCTCCGCCGAGGTGACCGACGTCCAGCAGTACGGCGATGTCATCGTCCACACCTGCGACGACGACCCCGGCAAGGGTGAGTTCGTCCGTGGGCAGGTCGACGCCACCCGTCGCCAGCGCCTGATGCAACACCACACGGCGACCCACATCGTCATCCACAGCGCCCGGCAGGTACTCGGCGAGCACGTCAGGCAGGCCGGGGCCCAGAAGGGCACCGACTCAGCCCGCATCGACATCCGCCACTACGAGTCGGTGAGCCGCGAGAAAGTCAAAGAGATTGAACGCCTCGCAAACGACATCATTCAGGACAACATCACCGTCTCACAGGAGTGGCCCGACCGCAACGATGCCGAGGAACGGTACGGCTTCGACCTCTATCAGGGCGGGATTCCGGCCGGCGAGCAGATCCGCCTCATCACTGTCGGCGACGACGTGCAGGCCTGTGGTGGCACCCACGTCGCCCGAACCGGCGACATCGGGGCTGTCAAGCTCCTGAACACCGAGCGGATTCAGGACGGGGTCATCCGCCTGACGTTTGCGGCGGGCAACGCGGCCATTGAGGCCACCCAGCGCACCGAAGACGCGCTCACCGAAGCCGCGGATATCCTTGACGTTGCGCCCGATGCCGTCCCGGAGACTGCCGAGCGGTTCTTCGACGAGTGGAAGGCCCGTGGCAAAGAAATCGAACAGCTCAAAGAGCAACTCGCTGAGGCCCGCGCGAGCGGCGGTGGCGACAATGAAGAAGTCGGGGTCGGCGATGCGACCGCTGTTGTCGGGCGCATCGACGCCGACATGGACGAACTCCGCGCGCAGGCGAACGCTATCGTCGAGCAAGGCAACATCGCGGTGCTTGGCTCGGGACTCGACGGCGCGCAGTTCGTCGTCTCAGTGCCCGACGGCGTCGATGTCGACGCCGGTGAAGTCGTCGGCGAACTCGCCGGTCGCGTCGGCGGCGGCGGTGGCGGCCCGCCGGACTTTGCACAGGGCGGCGGTCCCGATGCGGACGCGCTTGACGACGCGCTTGACGACGCGCCGGAGATCCTGCGAACTGTCGCAAACGCCTGA
- a CDS encoding replication factor C small subunit encodes MSEAESESRAGREEVWIEKYRPQTLDDVMGHENIVGRLKSYVSRNDLSHMLFSGPAGTGKTTCATAIARELYGDDWREHFLELNASDERGIDVVRDRIKNFARTSFGGVEYRIIFLDEADALTSDAQSALRRTMEQFSNNVRFILSCNYSSQIIDPIQSRCAVFRFSPLADDAVAEEIRTIAAEEDIELTEDGLDALVYAADGDMRKAINGLQAASVSGDTVDESAVYAITSTARPEEIRTMVQSALDGDFTASRATLDRLLTEEGIAGGDIIDQLHRSIWEFDIDDDAAVRVLERIGETDYRITRGANERVQLEAMLASLAQGE; translated from the coding sequence ATGAGTGAGGCCGAGTCCGAGTCGCGGGCGGGACGCGAGGAGGTCTGGATCGAGAAGTACCGCCCGCAGACGCTCGACGACGTGATGGGGCACGAGAATATCGTCGGGCGGCTCAAGAGCTACGTCTCGCGCAACGACCTGAGCCACATGCTGTTTTCCGGGCCGGCAGGGACGGGGAAGACGACGTGCGCGACGGCTATCGCCCGTGAACTGTACGGCGACGACTGGCGCGAGCACTTCCTCGAACTGAACGCCTCCGACGAGCGTGGTATCGACGTGGTCCGGGACCGTATCAAGAACTTCGCCCGGACGAGCTTCGGGGGCGTCGAGTACCGTATCATCTTCCTCGACGAGGCCGACGCGCTGACCAGCGACGCCCAGTCGGCGCTGCGCCGGACGATGGAGCAGTTCTCGAATAACGTCCGCTTTATTCTCTCGTGTAACTACTCCAGCCAGATCATCGACCCGATCCAATCGCGCTGTGCGGTCTTCCGGTTCTCGCCGCTTGCAGACGACGCCGTTGCCGAGGAAATCCGAACCATCGCTGCCGAAGAAGACATTGAACTGACCGAAGACGGACTCGACGCACTCGTCTACGCCGCCGACGGGGATATGCGGAAAGCCATCAACGGCCTGCAAGCTGCATCGGTCAGCGGCGACACGGTCGACGAGTCGGCAGTGTACGCTATCACTTCGACGGCCCGCCCGGAAGAGATCCGGACGATGGTCCAGTCGGCGCTGGACGGCGACTTCACCGCGTCCCGGGCGACCCTCGATAGACTGCTGACCGAGGAAGGCATCGCTGGCGGTGACATCATCGACCAACTGCATCGCTCCATCTGGGAGTTCGATATTGACGACGACGCAGCCGTCCGAGTGCTCGAACGCATCGGCGAAACCGATTATCGGATTACCCGTGGTGCGAACGAGCGTGTGCAACTCGAAGCGATGCTGGCCTCGCTTGCACAGGGCGAGTAA
- a CDS encoding ubiquitin-like small modifier protein SAMP2, protein MHVTVEIAGEDTHELEVDADATYGDLLAPVDLSPHEVSVLVDGEHVPTDQPVEHDHVRVVRLIKGG, encoded by the coding sequence ATGCACGTCACCGTCGAAATCGCCGGCGAAGACACCCACGAACTGGAGGTGGACGCGGACGCGACGTATGGCGACCTGCTCGCACCGGTCGACCTGAGCCCCCACGAGGTGTCAGTCCTCGTCGACGGCGAGCACGTGCCGACGGACCAGCCCGTCGAGCACGACCACGTTCGGGTTGTCAGGCTCATCAAAGGCGGGTGA
- a CDS encoding GNAT family N-acetyltransferase: MRVREATEADLPAVMNVLDGAALEIGVPTVRTGIAGDGTLISVSGGSGADATPESDRILGALVLDDTHIDAVAVRRRRRGQGIGTALVEAALDRRDRLTAEFDADVRPFYEQLGFDVELLDDEDGRFRGIRK, encoded by the coding sequence ATGCGTGTCCGCGAAGCGACCGAGGCCGACCTGCCGGCAGTGATGAACGTTCTCGACGGCGCGGCGCTCGAAATCGGTGTGCCAACGGTCCGTACAGGAATCGCCGGCGACGGAACGCTCATCTCGGTTTCGGGTGGTTCCGGGGCAGACGCAACGCCCGAAAGCGACCGAATACTCGGCGCACTCGTGCTCGATGACACTCACATCGACGCCGTCGCTGTCCGTCGCCGTCGCCGGGGACAGGGCATCGGGACGGCGCTCGTCGAGGCCGCACTCGACCGGCGGGACCGACTCACGGCCGAGTTTGACGCGGACGTGCGGCCGTTCTACGAGCAACTCGGGTTCGACGTGGAGCTTCTCGACGACGAGGACGGCCGCTTTCGCGGGATTCGCAAGTAG
- a CDS encoding pyridoxamine 5'-phosphate oxidase family protein produces the protein MDSDIAFAYTEGMPDDIVRDRLGESESGVLALADGDDAYAFPVFHHYEDGSLYFRLGETSGSEKSAYLVATETATYVVTETEQTPDAEAWTGWSIVARGPIAAVPDGDPAYEAVEINERYAPIRVFDEPTDEMDITLYELSIEELTGRQN, from the coding sequence ATGGACTCCGACATCGCGTTCGCCTACACAGAGGGGATGCCTGACGACATCGTCCGCGACCGCCTTGGCGAGAGTGAGAGCGGCGTGCTCGCGCTGGCTGACGGCGACGACGCGTATGCTTTCCCGGTGTTTCACCACTACGAGGACGGGTCGCTGTACTTCCGCCTTGGCGAGACAAGCGGGAGCGAGAAGTCGGCGTACCTCGTCGCCACCGAGACGGCGACGTATGTCGTCACGGAGACGGAGCAGACGCCGGACGCGGAGGCGTGGACCGGCTGGAGCATCGTCGCCAGGGGACCGATAGCGGCTGTCCCCGACGGTGACCCGGCCTACGAAGCCGTCGAAATAAACGAGCGCTACGCGCCCATTCGGGTGTTCGACGAGCCGACCGATGAGATGGATATAACGCTGTATGAACTGTCCATCGAGGAACTGACGGGTCGTCAGAACTGA
- a CDS encoding phosphoglucomutase/phosphomannomutase family protein: protein MDNDADVDAGAIAFGTDGWRATLDVFTKPRVRMVGQAVATTLAERGASGTVAIGYDARETSPGFADELAHVLRANGFDVLLPDRDTPTPILAWTVKDRGLAGALQITASHNPPEYNGVKFIPGDGSPALPDWTAAFEENLAVLDPLPEDEWGERTEEDLIGPFHDHALDFVDTDLDDLSVAYDALYGSGRGVTDALLEAAGADVTRLNCEQDPEFGGGSPEPSAENAEGLVGEVSEGDAALGIINDGDADRIGVVTPDRGYLDPNLFFAAMYDFLLEDGTGDVVRTVSTSSIVDRVAEAHGQNVHEVAVGFKWVAEAMAEHDALFGGEESGGFGLPDHLRNKDGVLVALAAAAAEREEPLDARVDRLLDEHGEIHQDRISVDCSDDRKEPVLEDLETALPETLAGVAVDGINTVDGFKIRLEDGTWVLVRPSGTEPKLRVYAEAGSDARVGELLDAGQELVEPLV from the coding sequence ATGGACAACGACGCGGATGTCGACGCAGGCGCAATCGCTTTCGGGACGGACGGCTGGCGGGCGACGCTGGACGTGTTCACGAAACCGCGAGTCCGGATGGTTGGTCAGGCTGTCGCCACGACGCTCGCCGAGCGCGGGGCGAGCGGGACCGTCGCTATCGGGTACGACGCCCGCGAGACCTCGCCCGGGTTTGCCGACGAGCTCGCACACGTCCTGCGTGCGAACGGCTTCGACGTGCTCTTGCCGGACCGGGACACGCCGACGCCGATCCTCGCCTGGACGGTGAAAGACCGCGGTCTGGCCGGGGCGCTCCAGATCACGGCCAGCCACAATCCGCCGGAGTACAACGGCGTGAAGTTCATCCCTGGTGACGGGTCGCCGGCGCTCCCCGACTGGACGGCCGCCTTTGAGGAAAACCTCGCCGTCCTCGACCCGCTCCCCGAAGACGAGTGGGGCGAGCGAACGGAAGAAGACCTTATTGGCCCGTTCCACGACCACGCGCTGGACTTCGTCGACACTGACCTCGATGACCTGTCAGTCGCCTACGACGCGCTATACGGCAGTGGCCGCGGCGTCACCGACGCCCTGCTCGAAGCGGCCGGGGCCGATGTGACTCGTCTCAACTGCGAACAGGACCCGGAGTTCGGCGGCGGGTCGCCCGAGCCGTCGGCGGAGAACGCTGAGGGCCTCGTCGGCGAAGTCAGCGAGGGTGACGCCGCGCTGGGGATTATCAACGACGGCGACGCCGACCGCATCGGCGTCGTTACGCCCGACCGCGGCTATCTGGACCCCAACCTGTTTTTCGCCGCGATGTACGACTTTCTGCTTGAGGACGGGACGGGCGATGTCGTTCGGACGGTCTCGACGTCCAGCATCGTCGACCGCGTCGCCGAGGCCCACGGCCAGAACGTCCACGAGGTCGCCGTCGGCTTCAAGTGGGTCGCCGAGGCGATGGCCGAGCACGACGCGCTGTTCGGCGGCGAGGAGTCCGGCGGTTTCGGCCTGCCGGACCACCTGCGGAACAAGGACGGCGTGCTGGTGGCGCTGGCCGCCGCCGCCGCCGAGCGCGAGGAACCGCTTGATGCTCGTGTCGACAGACTGCTGGACGAACACGGCGAAATCCATCAGGACCGGATCAGCGTCGACTGCTCGGACGACCGCAAGGAGCCAGTTCTCGAAGACCTCGAAACCGCACTGCCCGAGACGCTGGCGGGAGTCGCTGTCGACGGCATCAACACCGTCGACGGGTTCAAAATCCGACTCGAAGACGGGACGTGGGTGCTCGTCCGCCCGTCCGGGACGGAACCGAAGCTCCGCGTCTACGCCGAGGCCGGCAGCGATGCCCGGGTCGGCGAACTGCTCGATGCTGGTCAGGAACTGGTCGAACCCCTCGTTTAA